A genomic segment from Malus domestica chromosome 05, GDT2T_hap1 encodes:
- the LOC103444850 gene encoding uncharacterized protein — translation MEKSGVSSVPLSSDGSRELQCIGKLEIERPNPVGFLCGSIPVPTDKAFHSFDSALIPSRQTVSAPRYRMLPTETDLKSPPLLSPDKVLPIAAVHSKAAGDIAWDGGTVTSNLTRKCEALAVSGLVEYGDEIDVIAPADILKQIFKMPYSKARLSIAVQRVDQTLVLNTGPDIEEGEKLIRRRKNQSKGADQSLFLNFAMHSVRMEACDCPPTHHVPSREQSNSSVLPGANTQFVGQHNDVAPGGKSNCPEYEQVKGDDFFMAKKKDKKNKGCNPVKKASQVGEKSRNSMQESEKHRRAGNDGFLRVLFWQFHNFRMLIGSDLLLFSNEKYVAVSLHLWDVSRQVTPLTWLEAWLDNVMASVPEMAICYHENGVVQGYELLKTDDIFLLKGISEEGAPAFHPYVVQQNGLSVLRFLQENCKQDPGAYWLYKNAGEDVIQLFDLSVIPKNCSSNECDDSSSSLPSILHRGRSDSLYSLGTLLYRSAHRLSLSVAPNNMAKCARFFQKCLEFLDAPDHLVVRASAHEQFARLILNHDEELELASDDLPVGCELTVTDAEEDSLDFLSSISESTVHEEPSLVGEEKAYDYGQNVEDLVTEASVKMTLEANAYSPRKLIAEGSMDYGDLTEAVPNSSGIESSAVCKLPATTGHVVQIVAEPISSKLAAIHHVSQAIKSLRWMRQLQTTESKLMDQESETHDRPPSSVNLSVCACGDADCIEVCDIREWLPTSTLDHKLWKLVLLLGESYLALGQAYKEDCQLHQALKVVELACSVYGSMPQHLEDTKFISSMNSFFSSPTKFNYTNKKTTSSISDQEDLSSSSTHGCLSFEQFSSIYLFWAKAWTLVGDVYVEFHLAKDSVICPPVERKYSIRELKVSSEVVKEVKRLKKKLGQHTQNCSSCSLVNCSCQSDRASSGSSASSSGDMSSVNSGRKYSKRPHAKSNAFPLLRDPEDDSLCLKMENGKVSDCGYLNQKRNGETIVQSSSTDKFVGKHVESGSSGNLEGTLGVDDMGPILASQTNSSLRETMKLKNGGIFKYLGGPAVRDAENNLSEALCCYGEATKALGGLPSSSAELQSIRKKKGWVCNELGRNRLEKKELKKAELAFVDAIKAFREVSDHTNIILINCNLGHGRRALAEEMVSKIDNLKGHPIFHNAYNQALETAKLEYSESLKYYGAAKAELDAFVEEAGSDLNSLRTEVYTQFAHTYLRLGMLLAREDTTVDVYETGVMVDVRRSTSPSGRKSRKQSRKHEISANDAIREALSVYESLGELRKQEAAYSYFQLACYHRDHCLKFLEPDHKKNNLSKGENTIIQRVKQYASLAERNMQKAMDFYGPKTHPTMYLTILIERSALSLSLSSPLHSNAMLESALSCLLEGRYVSETDSDCLKTNHPEVHAKFWNQLQMLLKKLLGMALSSRASKSSVSQPASVSNRCGDTEKLRQLYKFSLNSTKLNQLDAMHFLWTS, via the exons ATGGAGAAATCAGGGGTGTCATCGGTACCGTTGAGCTCCGATGGCTCTCGAGAGCTTCAGTGCATCGGCAAGTTAGAAATCGAAAGGCCGAACCCCGTCGGCTTCCTCTGCGGCTCCATCCCTGTTCCCACCGATAAAGCCTTCCACTCTTTCGATTCCGCTCTCATTCCCTCCCGCCAAAC AGTGAGTGCTCCACGGTATCGAATGCTTCCGACAGAGACCGACCTCAAGAGCCCGCCGCTCCTTTCGCCCGACAAAGTTCTTCCCATTGCTGCCGTGCACTCCAAGGCCGCCGGAG ATATAGCTTGGGATGGTGGCACTGTTACATCAAATCTCACTAGAAAATGCGAGGCCCTTGCGGTGTCTGGATTGGTTGAGTATGGGGATGAGATCGACGTCATTGCTCCAGCTGACATTCTGAAGCAGATCTTCAAAATGCCTTATTCCAAGGCTCGATTATCAATTGCAGTTCAGCGTGTTGATCAGACGCTTGTTCTTAATACTGG GCCTGACATTGAAGAGGGGGAAAAGTTAATAAGAAGAcgtaaaaatcaatcaaaaggTGCAGATCAGtctttgtttttgaattttgcTATGCATTCTGTTCGGATGGAAGCTTGTGATTGCCCGCCAACTCATCATGTCCCATCACGAGAGCAATCAAACTCCTCTGTTCTTCCTGGGGCAAATACTCAGTTTGTGGGACAGCACAATGATGTTGCTCCAGGTGGAAAATCAAATTGTCCAGAATACGAACAGGTTAAAGGGGATGATTTCTTTATGGCAAAAAAGAAGGATAAGAAAAATAAGGGGTGCAATCCTGTCAAAAAGGCTTCACAAGTTGGCGAGAAGTCCAGGAACTCAATGCAAGAGTCTGAAAAACATAGAAGAGCTGGTAACGATGGGTTTCTAAGGGTTTTGTTTTGGCAATTTCACAATTTCCGCATGCTCATAGGGAGTGACTTGCTTCTGTTCAGTAATGAAAAATATGTTGCTGTTAGCTTGCATCTCTGGGATGTGTCACGACAG GTTACACCATTAACTTGGCTTGAAGCCTGGCTTGACAATGTCATGGCAAGTGTGCCTGAGATGGCCATTTGTTATCATGAAAACGGTGTTGTGCAGGGATACGAGCTTTTGAAAACAGATGATATATTTCTACTAAAAGGGATCTCTGAGGAAGGCGCTCCTGCTTTTCATCCTTATGTGGTGCAGCAAAATGGCCTTTCCGTTTTGAGGTTCCTTCAAGAAAACTGCAAGCAAGATCCTGGAGCTTATTGG CTGTATAAAAATGCTGGGGAAGATGTCATTCAACTCTTTGATCTTTCTGTTATTCCCAAGAACTGTTCTTCTAATGAATGTGATGATAGCTCAAGCTCCCTTCCTTCTATATTGCATCGAGGAAGAAGTGATTCTCTGTATTCATTGGGGACTCTCTTGTATAGAAGTGCTCACAGGCTTTCACTTTCAGTG GCTCCAAATAATATGGCAAAGTGTGccaggttcttccaaaaatgtTTGGAATTTCTAGATGCGCCAGATCATCTG GTTGTGCGTGCATCTGCACATGAACAATTTGCGAGGCTTATTTTGAACCACGATGAAGAGCTGGAATTAGCGTCTGATGATCTGCCTGTAGGATGTGAACTTACTGTTACTGATGCTGAAGAAGATTCTTTGGACTTTTTAAGTAGCATTTCTGAATCAACAGTCCATGAAGAACCCAGCCTAGTGGGAGAGGAGAAAGCATATGACTATGGtcaaaatgttgaagatttagtAACTGAAGCTTCGGTAAAGATGACTTTAGAAGCAAATGCATATTCTCCAAGAAAATTGATAGCAGAAGGTAGCATGGACTACGGAGATTTGACAGAAGCTGTACCAAATTCCTCTGGTATTGAAAGCTCTGCAGTTTGCAAATTGCCTGCAACAACCGGACATGTAGTTCAAATTGTTGCTGAACCAATCTCTTCTAAGCTAGCTGCAATACATCATGTTTCTCAAGCCATTAAATCTCTCAGATGGATGCGCCAACTGCAAACTACTGAATCCAAGTTAATGGACCAGGAGAGTGAAACCCATGATAGGCCACCTTCATCTGTTAATCTTTCTGTTTGTGCATGTGGTGATGCTGACTGTATCGAAGTGTGTGACATTAGAGAATGGCTTCCAACATCAACATTGGACCACAAGTTGTGGAAACTTGTTCTTTTGCTTGGAGAGTCATATTTGGCGCTTGGACAAGCCTATAAGGAGGATTGTCAGTTGCATCAAGCTTTGAAGGTTGTAGAATTGGCATGTTCTGTATATGGATCAATGCCTCAGCATCTTGAAGACACAAAATTCATTTCTTCCATGAATAGTTTCTTCTCATCACCAACAAAATTCAATTATACTAATAAAAAGACTACATCATCTATTAGTGATCAGGAAGATCTGAGCTCCAGCTCCACTCATGGTTGTCTTTCTTTCGAGCAGTTCTCGTCCATTTACCTCTTCTGGGCCAAGGCATGGACACTGGTTGGAGATGTTTATGTTGAATTCCATTTGGCTAAGGATAGTGTGATCTGTCCACCAGTAGAGAGAAAATATTCTATTAGAGAGTTGAAAGTTTCATCTGAGGTTGTCAAAGAAGTTAAAAGGCTCAAGAAGAAGTTGGGGCAGCACACGCAAAACTGCAGTTCATGTTCTCTAGTAAATTGCAGCTGCCAGAGTGATAGGGCAAGCAGTGGTAGCAGTGCAAGTAGTAGTGGTGATATGAGCTCAGTAAATTCTGGCAGGAAATACAGTAAAAGACCACATGCTAAGAGCAATGCCTTCCCCCTTTTAAGAGACCCAGAAGATGATAGTCTTTGTTTAAAAATGGAGAATGGAAAGGTTTCTGATTGCGGATATCTAAACCAAAAGAGAAACGGCGAAACCATTGTACAGTCTTCGAGTACAGATAAGTTTGTAGGGAAACATGTGGAATCTGGTAGTTCTGGCAATTTAGAAGGCACTTTAGGAGTGGATGACATGGGGCCAATACTGGCCTCCCAAACTAATTCTTCTCTgagagaaacaatgaaattgaaaaatgGAGGGATATTCAAGTACCTTGGTGGTCCTGCAGTTAGAGATGCTGAAAACAATCTTTCAGAAGCCCTATGCTGTTATGGAGAAGCTACAAAAGCATTAGGTGGTCTTCCATCCAGTTCTGCAGAACTACAATCTataaggaaaaagaaagggTGGGTATGCAATGAACTGGGTCGAAACAGGCTTGAAaagaaagaattaaaaaaagctGAACTTGCTTTTGTAGATGCTATAAAAGCATTCAGAGAAGTCTCTGATCATACCAACATCATATTGATAAACTGCAACTTGGGGCATGGAAGACGGGCATTGGCAGAAGAGATGGTATCAAAGATTGATAATCTCAAGGGGCATCCGATCTTTCATAACGCATACAACCAAGCATTGGAGACTGCCAAGTTAGAATATAGTGAATCCCTTAAGTATTATGGGGCAGCAAAAGCGGAACTCGATGCTTTTGTTGAAGAGGCTGGCTCTGATTTAAACAGTTTGAGGACTGAGGTATATACACAGTTTGCTCATACGTATCTGAGGCTAGGAATGCTCTTGGCAAGAGAAGATACAACTGTTGATGTCTATGAAACTGGAGTGATGGTAGATGTGCGACGTTCCACCAGCCCTAGTGGCAGAAAATCAAGAAAACAATCACGAAAGCATGAGATTTCAGCCAATGATGCCATCCGGGAGGCACTGTCTGTTTATGAGTCATTAGGTGAATTGCGGAAACAGGAGGCTGCATATTCATATTTTCAGTTGGCTTGCTACCACAGGGATCATTGTTTGAAATTCTTAGAGCCAGATCATAAGAAAAACAACTTATCCAAAGGTGAAAACACAATTATCCAACGGGTCAAGCAATATGCATCCTTGGCAGAGAGGAACATGCAAAAggccatggatttttatggccCAAAAACACATCCTACCATGTACTTAACTATTCTTATAGAGAGATCAGCTCTTTCATTGAGCCTTTCAAGCCCTTTACACTCAAATGCA ATGTTGGAATCAGCTTTGTCTTGCTTGCTTGAAGGGCGGTATGTGTCAGAAACAGACTCGGACTGTTTGAAAACCAACCACCCCGAGGTACATGCCAAGTTTTGGAATCAGTTGCAgatgcttttgaagaagttgcTGGGGATGGCGCTTTCCTCACGCGCAAGCAAATCTTCGGTTTCTCAGCCAGCTTCAGTATCCAACAGGTGTGGGGATACTGAAAAACTTAGGCAGCTTTACAAATTCTCTCTCAATTCCACAAAGTTGAATCAATTGGATGCTATGCACTTCTTGTGGACATCATAA
- the LOC103444849 gene encoding NADH dehydrogenase [ubiquinone] 1 alpha subcomplex subunit 8-B-like has protein sequence MASAVDPAGDPIPTSAVLTAAAKHIQFNCQAENVAFLKCKKKDPNPEKCLDKGRQVTRCVLTLLKDLHQRCTKEMDAYVGCMYYNTNELDLCRKEQDEFEKKCPLA, from the exons ATGGCGAGCGCAGTGGACCCAGCAGGAGATCCGATCCCAACATCGGCAGTTCTGACGGCGGCGGCGAAGCACATTCAGTTCAACTGCCAAGCGGAGAACGTGGCTTTTCTCAAGTGCAAGAAGAAGGACCCAAACCCTGAGAAGTGTCTCGACAAAGGTCGCCAAGTCACTCGATGCGTTCTTACCCT GCTGAAAGATCTTCATCAGAGGTGCACGAAAGAGATGGATGCTTATGTTGGATGCATGTATTACAATACAAATGAATTGGATTTATGTCGCAAAGAGCAAGACGAATTCGAGAAAAAATGCCCGTTAGCTTAA